Genomic window (Nitrosophilus kaiyonis):
AGAATTTGAAGAGATGACACCTTCTATTCAAGAAAAAGCAAGACCAATTTTAGAAAAAACTGGAACATTGGGAGAAATTTTTAAGCTTTTAGCAATTGATGAAAATATTTATAATGCTACAGACACAATGGTACAAAACTATCTTTTAAAACAAACTCATCTTCCATACTATATTAAAGAAGCAATTGCTCTTTTAATATCAAAAGAGAATAGTTGTAAAATGTGTGTGGATGTACATAAAAATATCGCAAAAATGTTAGGTCTTACACAGGAACAAATTGATGAGATTTTATCCGGTATAGAAGCAATGCATACAGATGATAAAACAAAAGCTTTACTAAATTTTTGTATAAGGGCTTCAAAAAAAGACAACTATAAAATGACAAAAGAAGATATTGAAAATATAAAAAATTTTGGCTGGAGTGATGTAGAGATTGTTGAAGCAGTAGCCATAACAGGTTACTTTAATTACATAAATACACTTTCTAATGTATTTGGACTAGGCAAAGATTAAAGTTTATATGTTGTGAAAAAATCTATATATAATCTTAAATAAAAGAAAAATTTAATATAATTGCAGCAAATTTTATGTCAGGAGAAAAAAATGAATATAGAAAAAATTGGACATGGTGAAAATCCAGATAAAGTGCATGCTCTTATTGAAATTCCTTATGGATCAAATATAAAATATGAATTGGATAAAGAAAGTGGTGCAATTTGGGTAGATAGAGTAATGTATAGTGCAATGTACTATCCTGCAAATTATGGATTTGTTCCAAATACTCTTGCAGCAGATGGAGATCCTGCAGATATACTTGTTTTAAATGAATACCCTTTGATGCCAGGAAGCGTAATAAAATGTAGACTTATAGGTGTTCTAATCATGGAAGATGAAAGTGGAATGGATGAAAAACTAATAGCCGTTCCTGTAAGTAAAGTTGATCCTTCTTATGATAACATCAAATCTATTGAAGATTTACCAAAACATACTTTGGATAAAATCAAAAACTTTTTTGAAACATATAAAATTCTTGAGCCAAATAAATGGGTAAAAGTTAAAGAGTATAAAGGAAAAGAGGAAGCTCAAAAAATCCTTCAAGAAGCTATCGATAATTATAAATAATTTTTATGGCAATAGATTTTTCTATTGCCAATTAATAAAAATATCTTTAAAGCCTACTGATTGTGAATAAAATAGTTATCAATCCCATCAGCTATACCTTTTGCTAAAAGTTTTTGATATAAAGGATTAAAAATTCTTTTAGCTTCAGTAGGATTTGTGATATATCCAACTTCTACTAAAATAGAAGGCATTTGAGCACCTACAAGTACCCAAAATGGCCCTTCCCTAACACCACCATCAACGACATTTTTATATCTTTTTTTAAGATTATATAAAATTCCTTTTTGTACATCTATCGCAAGCTTATTTGAAGCAACAATCTTCTCTCTATTTAAAAAGTTCAAAAAAGTTTGCTTTGAATAGTAACTCATGGAAGATAAATCTGCCCTGTTTTCAAGAGCAGCAACTTTTTTAGCTCTTTGACTTCTTGCAGGGGATAGAAAAAAAGTCTCCACTCCTTTCATACTTAAATATCTACTTTTTTTAGGTGCAGCATTAGCATGAATTGATATAAATATATCTGCAAATCTTCTGTTTGCATATTTTGTTCTATTTCTCAAAGGAATAAAATAGTCTTTAGTTCTTGTTAGATAAACTTTATAGCCTCTCTTTTTTAACTCTTTGTATAACTTTTTAGCTATTTGTAAAACTGCATCTTTTTCTTTTTTTCTTTTATATCCAATAGCACCTGAGTCCTTTCCACCATGTCCTGGATCTATTACTATAGTTTTAGTTATTGGATAAAATTTTTTATATACACTTTTTTTAATGACACTACTTTTTTTATTAACTTTTTGGATTTTGTTAATTGTTGATATATTTTTATTTAATTTATTATCAAATGCAATTTTTAATACATTTTTATCTATTTTATAAAAAATATCTACTTTTTTACTATTTTCAAAAACTAGTCTAATTATATCTTTATCAAATTGAGCTATCTTGAGTCTATCCACACTTCTTAATTTATATACTCTTTTTGAGTATGGCCAAACTCCTTTAATATCAAAAACCTTTTTATAAACCTTTTTATTTTTGTAATTTAAATCAAAACTTTTTATATCTTTTGTATTTATTGAATATAAGAAAACAAAATCTATTTCACCTTTTTTTAAACTTATATTTTTAAGTATATTTTTTTTAGCTTTATCAATTTTTATGTTTCTTTTATTTATACGATTATTTAAGCTTTCTTTTTTAATTGTTTTTGGAATTATTGAGTAAAGCTCCTTTTCGTAATCTTTATAATCAAAACCAAGCTTTTTAGAGCTTTTAATAAGCCCTTTTAAGGCCTCTTTTTTTAGATTTAGATCTGATTCTAGAATTGATCGTATATAAAGAGTTTTAAATTTATTATAAGATTTTAAAATATTTTCTTTTTTTGAAGATTGAAGAAGTCTATTTGCATCATCAAGCATAGGATTTTGCGATGCAAATAAAGAGACAAAAAGAAGGGTAAGAAAAATTAATCTTTTAATTTTATTCCCCTTCTACAAGTTTTTTCATCAACTCTTTAACAGAAATAAGTTTATCCAATTTGTAACCATTAGCACCGCTAAAAAATAGACCAAGCTCTTTATCACCCATATATGCATCACTTAATCTATCAGCAATACAATAACCTACCTGTTTTGCTTCTATACCTCTTTGACATGGAGCAACACAGTTACTTATACATTTTATTGCTGGTCCCTCTCTTTTTTCAACAAGATTAACGAGATTTGTTCTAATTCCACGAGCCGGATATCCAACTGGAGATTTTAAAAGCAAAATATCCTCTTTTTTTGCATTTAATAAAATCTCTTTAAAATTATCATGCGCATCACACTCAAATGTTCCTATAAATCTTGTACCCATTTGTACACCAGCAGCCCCAAGTTTTAAAAATTTAACTATATCATTATGATCCCAAATTCCGCCAGCTGCAATAACTGGTATGTCTCCCCAATTTTTAGCTTCTTCTATAACTTGAGGAACAATATTTTCTAATCTATACTCATCCATAAAACACTGCTCATATGTAAATCCTTGATGTCCTCCACTAAGTGGCCCCTCTACTATAACTGCATCAGGAACTCTTTTATATCTTTTTTCCCATCTTTTACATATAATTTTTAGTGCTTTTGCACTTGATACTATTGGAACAAGTGCTACATCACTAAAACCTTCGGTAAATTCTGGCATATTAGTAGGAAGCCCTGCTCCAGTAATGATTATATTTGCTCCAGCTTCACAAGAATCTCTTACAACTCTTCCATAATCATTTATCGCATACAATACATTACATCCAAGTGGAGCATCACCACAAATCTTTCTTGCATTTTCAAATATTTTAAAAAGGGCTTTTTTTGAATAAAAATTTTCTGTCTCAAGTGGCCTTCCATTTATATCTTTTTCAATATATTTTTTGTTTTCATAATACCCTGTTCCAACTGAACTAACAACCCCAAGACCACCCTCTTTTGACACAGTCCCAGCTAATCTATCCCAGCTTATACCTACACCCATTCCACCTTGAATAATTGGATATTTTATCTCATATTTACCTATTTTTAAACTTGCTAATTTCACTTTTTAACCTTTAATTTTGCAAATTTTCTTTTTCCAACCTGTAAAATATATTCTCCAGGTTCTAAATGAAAATC
Coding sequences:
- a CDS encoding carboxymuconolactone decarboxylase family protein encodes the protein MAYINLPEFEEMTPSIQEKARPILEKTGTLGEIFKLLAIDENIYNATDTMVQNYLLKQTHLPYYIKEAIALLISKENSCKMCVDVHKNIAKMLGLTQEQIDEILSGIEAMHTDDKTKALLNFCIRASKKDNYKMTKEDIENIKNFGWSDVEIVEAVAITGYFNYINTLSNVFGLGKD
- a CDS encoding N-acetylmuramoyl-L-alanine amidase family protein, yielding MLDDANRLLQSSKKENILKSYNKFKTLYIRSILESDLNLKKEALKGLIKSSKKLGFDYKDYEKELYSIIPKTIKKESLNNRINKRNIKIDKAKKNILKNISLKKGEIDFVFLYSINTKDIKSFDLNYKNKKVYKKVFDIKGVWPYSKRVYKLRSVDRLKIAQFDKDIIRLVFENSKKVDIFYKIDKNVLKIAFDNKLNKNISTINKIQKVNKKSSVIKKSVYKKFYPITKTIVIDPGHGGKDSGAIGYKRKKEKDAVLQIAKKLYKELKKRGYKVYLTRTKDYFIPLRNRTKYANRRFADIFISIHANAAPKKSRYLSMKGVETFFLSPARSQRAKKVAALENRADLSSMSYYSKQTFLNFLNREKIVASNKLAIDVQKGILYNLKKRYKNVVDGGVREGPFWVLVGAQMPSILVEVGYITNPTEAKRIFNPLYQKLLAKGIADGIDNYFIHNQ
- a CDS encoding nitronate monooxygenase, which encodes MKLASLKIGKYEIKYPIIQGGMGVGISWDRLAGTVSKEGGLGVVSSVGTGYYENKKYIEKDINGRPLETENFYSKKALFKIFENARKICGDAPLGCNVLYAINDYGRVVRDSCEAGANIIITGAGLPTNMPEFTEGFSDVALVPIVSSAKALKIICKRWEKRYKRVPDAVIVEGPLSGGHQGFTYEQCFMDEYRLENIVPQVIEEAKNWGDIPVIAAGGIWDHNDIVKFLKLGAAGVQMGTRFIGTFECDAHDNFKEILLNAKKEDILLLKSPVGYPARGIRTNLVNLVEKREGPAIKCISNCVAPCQRGIEAKQVGYCIADRLSDAYMGDKELGLFFSGANGYKLDKLISVKELMKKLVEGE
- the ppa gene encoding inorganic diphosphatase yields the protein MNIEKIGHGENPDKVHALIEIPYGSNIKYELDKESGAIWVDRVMYSAMYYPANYGFVPNTLAADGDPADILVLNEYPLMPGSVIKCRLIGVLIMEDESGMDEKLIAVPVSKVDPSYDNIKSIEDLPKHTLDKIKNFFETYKILEPNKWVKVKEYKGKEEAQKILQEAIDNYK